The DNA sequence ATCCCTATAGGCTTCTCTTCAGGTTCTGCTAACCAAGCCTTCTTGTAATTTTGTAAGGAGGACATCAAGCAAAGATTTGATATTTTTGATTACCCAATCAAGAAGATGATTACAGACAGACTAGAGGTTTATCAAGGCTAGATAAACCCTCCATGTTATGCGATTTTTACACACGATACTGTTCGCTCCAATTCAAAGAGCACGCATGCAGAAAGATCGATGCTCGTGAGCTTTATCACGCGCTTCCACAACTTCTTCCCGGATCTTGAACGCCTGAAAATAATTCAGACCACTTTGAAATATGTCGGAGAAAACTCAGTCAATTGGGTTTTTGGTGTAAGCTCTAGATTTTCCagggaaagaaatgaaaatggcaAAATGATTCACCTGTGGAACTTCCACCTTTGAATTTCACAGCAACATGCTCGAAAAAGTCTCTGGATGCATCTGCAATTCGAGTAACCAAATGAGATTTGTGCCAGATGCAAGACAAATGTTTTATATCCATTAACAATAGAGTTCCGGCTGATCAGAAGGGGATGCTGTGAGCTGAGATGTTGTAGTAAAAGCAAAAGGACCCGCGTTGAAAAAGTTTGCCAACACGATTGCACCTACGACCATATATTCCTTAAAAGCATGCGTCTCTCAAATGGTCACATTGACACTCTCAATCATGTATGAGGCCCTTGGTGGAAAATTATCCTTACTCATCCATAAAATACTTAAACTATGTAGAATTAACTCTATGTCTAGATGTAGCTAATACCATATTAACTACAAATCATTTCCACAACAAAAACATTAAGAGCGCCTGCCAGGGAATATGAGAGAAACATAGGAAGGAAAGCAACCTATGGTTTATTTACGTATGCATGACATACCATGTTTCATTGTCAGTGATGGATCTTTCTCAATTACATAACCAATCACCTTCGCCGGTATTCCTGCTACCATGCTttggtaaaaaggaaagaaaaaaccatTAGCAAACTTTATGAGTCAATCAAattaatagaaagaaaaatttattaaagCTGTGGTTGGGTGGTACATTAAGAGCTTACCCGTGTGGAGGAATATCATTCAATATTAGGGAGCCAGCTGCGATCATCGCACCCTCCCCAATTTTAATATTTCCAAGTACGGTTACACTTGCTCCAATAAGTGCACCTTCACCCACCTTTGGATGACGATCACTGGTATCTTTTCCGGTCCCTCCCAGAGTCACACCCTATCATCCATTTTGAATAAACATAAAGTCTGCCCTTTCacggagaaagaaaaagaatacacCAATGACTTCTTGAAGCACGTGTTCTGCTTCATATGTGTAAAAGCATTATTCTACAAGCAAAGCATcgaactatatgaaatgcaATTACACTGGCAAAAGACAAGTTACAAAATAACTTTTGCTTCTTAGAATGTGTGATTTCTGAAATCTGAAGTTCATCAATGTCCACAGATGACAATTAACGTTGAAGCAGTTGTGAGTATTGAAAAGCTAAGTTTTCGGAAGATGAAAACCTAATATTATAAAGAGCCTGATATAGTATACTTGTACGAAGAATCCTTCTGATCATTGCCTCTTATGTTATGGCAAACAAAAGAGATGTCTATTAAGTCCACAGTACTTCTCCGCCATTTGTATGCCTAGGAGCAAAACCAATGCATCACAATGCATAATTAAAGTAATACTACAGTAATTCAGATCTACAGTACTAAGCCATGCTTAAATGTCATTTATGACTTGTAGAAGTCCCACGAAGAACTATATGCATCAGCAAACAGCAGGATTTCTACGAGGCTACCGAACGGAAAAAACTAACGGTTTAGAAAAGAAACAGAGGGGaaaagagaatttggtttaCCTGCATCAAGGAAACTCTGTCTCCAATAACAGCAGTCTCACCAATAACCAAGCCTGTCCCATGATCCAGTAGTATTCCCTCTCCAATTCTAGCAGCTGCAGAAAATTACCCAATTAGAAATAGATCATGAGATAGCATTGCAAACTAAACAATAGTATAGAGAGGCTCATTATCCCTCACATATACTACAAGTGCAATAAAACTGCATGAAGCCGGAATTGCTAGTAATCGCCAGTCAGCCATACGGCGCTGAATTTGTTTCACACCAAAGATTAACTTTGACCCAAATCTATTAAAATCATCTTCACAGTTTCCAGAAGAAACCTAGAAAGTCTAGATTTGTTCAGTGTGTTTTCTGAAAGGCGGCACCAAATGCCACTCTACACTATTGCTGGTGTCAAAAGTTTATCCAGAAGTTTGGATGATGCTATTATGCATCTTCAGTGAAACATAGAAGGAGAACTTGAGAATACATGAACCTTAAAAATAGAACTAAACGTACCAGGATGTATGTCAACTCCGAAAACCTGGAGAAAAAAGGGCAGGAAAATCTTAAGAAAGCAAATTCCTGGTTATAACAGTTATTGAGCATGGTCAGACAAGCCTACCTCACTAATACGGCTTTGCAATGCCAGGGCGAGTactttccttccctttttccaCAATGCGTGTGCTACTCGATAAGATTGCAAGGAATGGTAACCCTACAAAACGAAGTAAAGGAAGACCTTGTCAGTATTACTTTTGCATTCTGAATGCTAATCAAGAACTTCTCCGAGTACAGCATCACCATAGCCTGAGACTAGGAAACTATCAGTAAACGTGTTCAAAGATATGCAGAAGTACGGTGATAATATATCTCCATTTAAGTCATGACACCTGAAATTTCCAAAATCAAGGTGAACATTTTGCTCAAGATTCCTCTAGACTGGCCGAATAGAATGTTTCTCATCACGAGGACCAGGCATACTAACAACAGATCTGACTTTTGCTATCAAGATGGCCATGAATTCCTGTGATTATTTCTTCAAGACTAAGACAACCTAAATAAGGAATATGGTCAAATATGTTGTGTAATGTTTTGTACGTAGTACAAAAATGCATAATTACCTTCAAGTACAATAGGGCTGAGCTATACGATATACAAGCTGGATCTCTGTCTTTGAATGCCTACAAAAGATAAAGCTCCAAAATCAAAGCGACTGCATCAAAGGAGCAAACATGGCTACTTAAACAAAAAGTAGTTTACCTGCACATCCAAGCGGATTGCACGTTGAATGGCTTTATCATTCGTTATAACATCATTAAATGTATTGACAAGTTGTGTTGCCAGCAGGGTAGCATTGTGGAGCCGATTGGCCAAAACAAACCCCAATGCCTGCTCCAAATTTTCATGCGATAGGATACTAGCATATAAAAAGCTGCTCAAAATAGGCTCCCTCTCTGCCTGTCATGAATTATAAAGCAACTAATTTAGGAAACTTTTCAGGAACACTGCACTTGAATGGCCAGAATGCAGAATTAACTTCACAAACAAATTGAGCATTGAATCCAAGTGTTCTTAGAAGCAACAAAATGTTGAGGAGGCTGCTCGGACATGGTATATTCTTCTTTAGCCAGCTCTAGTGACACGGTTCTCAGAACTTCCTGAAGTTCTGCATCATCTTTTAATTAGAGAAATTACCACTTACGTAATATGTCAATGCTCATTTCATCACAGAAGAAAATTACGCTTCAAATATGAAATTCACATACCACGTCGTGTGGGTATGCATTCTTCTACGAAAAAAAGTGACCTTGAGCTCGTTTAAGCTTGAATTATTCGATTAAACAGTAAACAGTGCAGTTCTCCAGAAACTTTCGAAtgtaaaaaggaaattaaacttGTTGAAGATACCATATACTGTAAGCTTCTATATTTGAGAGACTTCAATTCagctttaacaaaaaaatgtaCTGGGCCAATATAATCCAAATCCGACTTCCAACAAATCTCATTAAAAGCTCTAAAACAACCACAGGACAAACTGGCCAACTCTCTtcaaaaaaacataagaaagacgaaacaagaaacagaacagattgatcagcaaaaaagaaagtttgTCCGGACAGAAACATACACAGACCAAAAACCAGAAATTCAAAATTCCAGAAATTGGGTCACCTCCAACTTGGCCTCTTCTCTCACGGCGTCCCAAATCGGGTCGCCAGAACCCGAGACGGAGACGACGGATTCCGACTCGGGCCTCCAGACCCCCATCGCGTAGACGGGGAAGACCTTCTCGGGCGGGCACCGCAGGTACCCCTCCAAGCTCTCTTCTTTGATCGACACCCGCCTCGGAATCATCTCCGAGAGCAGAGAAGCGCCGCTCCCGTCTCTCAAGCAAGTCATGGCAacggaaagagaaggaaaaatgcTCAAGCTTTATATGTCTTCACTCCCATAAATAGCGGGAACGGCAGCGAAACTGAAACGAGGGGGTGTGTTTGTTTCCGTGCAGCGAGAGGGACGAAGCATCCCCTTCTCTTCTCTCGTTGCTTGCCTTTTGTTCAGCCCCTCTCGGGTTCTTGCCGTGCGTTACTCTGTCGTGGAGAGAGGACAGGGGACGGAGGAAGAGGCTCCGGAGGAAAAGCAACGGACGCCGAACGTGCCGACGAGTGAAGGACGAAGCGCCACCCCTCCCCTGTTTCTATGTTTGTGAATGGCTCCCATGTGGCTGTTCCAGTCAGGCAAGTGGTTCACCCTCGTCTCGACGCTGACGGACGGGGGACGGATCTGAACCGTTCAACCACGTGAGCTCATAAATCTGACTGCTGGGATCACCCGAGTTATGATGAATTAATCATGAAATGAAGGAATAATTACACACGCATAAAAATCTAATTGTATCGGCTTTATCCAGTTATATCCACTTTCCTCGATGAGAAACAATTTTATCTTTGACAATTGATTTTCCGCTTGAATTAGGACATTCCTGGAAAAATTTCTCAATGGCTTGGTCATGACTAGTTGTGTGTAATATGGGGGTAATGTTCACTATGGTTGATCTAATTTATGTTGTTCATGCCATTTGCTTGTCcatactttttctttatttaatctAGTCATCGATTTCATAAGAATTGCTCAGTTGAGTTCATTTAAGATGTCGTGACTTGCCGTACCGCCATGGTTTTCTGTCATTAAAAGATAAGAATAAATAATGCGATGTATTGGAAGCGCGTCACTAGGAAATCGACAATGTCACTTGGAAATAAATTGTCAAGAGGGAGTCAAGTTCAAGTCCGTTAATATATTCGGTTACATttatcttcactcaaaagccaACCTCcattaaaaaataagtttaagcCGATGAATTATGATTCTCCGATTTGCGATTCTTCTAACATAGCTTACCGCTCGGTATTAACACATCAACTTGAATCTACAACACTTacctttccaaaaataaaaaataaaaattctacaACACCTACCTTCATCCTTAGAAATCATAGCCACGAGATTCATTCcttaagataatcaacatgtcTCAACCTGGATTTCCA is a window from the Rhodamnia argentea isolate NSW1041297 chromosome 8, ASM2092103v1, whole genome shotgun sequence genome containing:
- the LOC115744791 gene encoding serine acetyltransferase 2 isoform X2, which produces MTCLRDGSGASLLSEMIPRRVSIKEESLEGYLRCPPEKVFPVYAMGVWRPESESVVSVSGSGDPIWDAVREEAKLEAEREPILSSFLYASILSHENLEQALGFVLANRLHNATLLATQLVNTFNDVITNDKAIQRAIRLDVQAFKDRDPACISYSSALLYLKGYHSLQSYRVAHALWKKGRKVLALALQSRISEVFGVDIHPAARIGEGILLDHGTGLVIGETAVIGDRVSLMQGVTLGGTGKDTSDRHPKVGEGALIGASVTVLGNIKIGEGAMIAAGSLILNDIPPHGMVAGIPAKVIGYVIEKDPSLTMKHDASRDFFEHVAVKFKGVQDPGRSCGSA
- the LOC115744791 gene encoding serine acetyltransferase 4 isoform X3, which gives rise to MTCLRDGSGASLLSEMIPRRVSIKEESLEGYLRCPPEKVFPVYAMGVWRPESESVVSVSGSGDPIWDAVREEAKLEAEREPILSSFLYASILSHENLEQALGFVLANRLHNATLLATQLVNTFNDVITNDKAIQRAIRLDVQAFKDRDPACISYSSALLYLKGYHSLQSYRVAHALWKKGRKVLALALQSRISEVFGVDIHPAARIGEGILLDHGTGLVIGETAVIGDRVSLMQGVTLGGTGKDTSDRHPKVGEGALIGASVTVLGNIKIGEGAMIAAGSLILNDIPPHGMVAGIPAKVIGYVIEKDPSLTMKHDASRDFFEHVAVKFKGGSSTVV
- the LOC115744791 gene encoding serine acetyltransferase 2 isoform X1; protein product: MTCLRDGSGASLLSEMIPRRVSIKEESLEGYLRCPPEKVFPVYAMGVWRPESESVVSVSGSGDPIWDAVREEAKLEAEREPILSSFLYASILSHENLEQALGFVLANRLHNATLLATQLVNTFNDVITNDKAIQRAIRLDVQAFKDRDPACISYSSALLYLKGYHSLQSYRVAHALWKKGRKVLALALQSRISEVFGVDIHPAARIGEGILLDHGTGLVIGETAVIGDRVSLMQGVTLGGTGKDTSDRHPKVGEGALIGASVTVLGNIKIGEGAMIAAGSLILNDIPPHGMVAGIPAKVIGYVIEKDPSLTMKHDASRDFFEHVAVKFKGGSSTGVQDPGRSCGSA